In Thermoanaerobaculia bacterium, one genomic interval encodes:
- a CDS encoding DUF885 domain-containing protein, producing MHLILSLAGALLVLSVARADDLDALARDFWTWRAATQPITRDDVPRIDRPAGWTPDWSPRSIEERRRALAAFEHRWTALADPKAPIPRQVDYRLIGSALARVRWELEENPSWRRNPEFYVDQTVAAYVDAIVPPATLPTVRGREVIARLRSIPATLTAARENLDDARAPFARLAIDDLQGIGGRLRQSSKALAPRLDAASAAALPETVDRAVAALDDYREWLRTRVERLPENVAIGRAAYARFLRDVALIPHSPEEVLAMGRQEDARAVAFEEYERQRHRDLPELPIFRDQAEQIARADRDERAIREYLGSRGILTVPPDAPRYRYLPIPEWLAPLADFGEGTDFPFASRLSEESTRYIPPPSPALGYFALSMAREPRADMVHEGLPGHAFQLWLSRSHPDPVRRFWYDSGVNEGIGFYAEEMMLEMGLFDDSPKSREMIANYMRLRALRVEVDVRLALGSFTIDEAADYLRTRVPVDAATARSEAASFAATPGFAIGYQIGKLDILRLLADARRAQGERFNLRSFHDFVWRNGNVPLALQRWELLGDRSNVEALGGPPAAR from the coding sequence ATGCATTTGATTCTTTCGCTCGCCGGAGCCCTGCTCGTCCTCTCGGTCGCTCGCGCCGACGACCTCGACGCGCTCGCGCGCGACTTCTGGACCTGGCGCGCCGCAACGCAGCCGATCACGCGGGACGACGTGCCGAGGATCGACCGTCCGGCCGGATGGACGCCCGACTGGTCCCCGCGATCGATCGAGGAACGGCGGCGGGCGCTCGCCGCCTTCGAACACCGGTGGACGGCTCTAGCCGACCCGAAGGCGCCGATCCCCCGGCAGGTCGATTACCGGCTGATCGGTTCGGCCCTCGCGCGCGTCCGGTGGGAGCTCGAGGAGAATCCTTCATGGCGTCGGAACCCCGAGTTCTACGTCGACCAGACCGTCGCCGCTTACGTGGACGCGATCGTGCCGCCCGCAACCCTCCCGACCGTTCGCGGGCGGGAGGTCATCGCCCGCCTTCGATCGATCCCGGCGACACTGACCGCCGCCCGCGAGAACCTCGACGACGCCCGCGCGCCCTTCGCGCGCCTGGCGATCGACGACCTGCAGGGAATCGGGGGCAGGCTGCGACAGAGCTCGAAGGCGCTGGCGCCCCGTCTCGACGCCGCGTCGGCGGCCGCGCTGCCGGAAACGGTCGATCGAGCCGTCGCGGCCCTCGACGATTACCGGGAATGGCTGCGCACACGGGTCGAGAGACTTCCCGAGAACGTCGCGATCGGCCGAGCCGCGTATGCCCGATTCCTCCGCGACGTCGCGCTCATTCCCCATTCCCCCGAGGAGGTCCTCGCGATGGGACGGCAGGAAGACGCTCGCGCCGTCGCTTTCGAGGAGTACGAACGGCAGCGTCATCGCGACCTCCCGGAACTCCCGATCTTCCGCGACCAGGCGGAACAGATCGCCCGCGCCGATCGCGACGAGCGCGCGATCCGCGAGTACCTCGGCTCCCGAGGCATCCTCACGGTTCCGCCCGACGCCCCCCGCTACCGATACCTGCCGATACCCGAATGGCTCGCTCCCCTTGCCGATTTCGGCGAAGGGACCGACTTCCCGTTCGCGTCCCGCCTCTCCGAAGAGTCCACGCGGTACATCCCTCCCCCGTCGCCCGCGCTCGGCTACTTCGCGCTCTCGATGGCGCGCGAGCCGCGCGCCGACATGGTCCACGAGGGCCTTCCCGGACATGCATTCCAGCTCTGGCTCTCGCGCTCTCATCCCGACCCGGTGCGCCGGTTCTGGTACGACTCCGGCGTCAACGAGGGCATCGGCTTCTACGCCGAAGAGATGATGCTCGAGATGGGGCTTTTCGACGACAGCCCGAAATCGCGGGAGATGATCGCCAACTACATGCGCCTCCGGGCTCTCCGCGTCGAGGTCGACGTGCGGCTCGCCCTCGGGAGCTTCACGATCGACGAGGCCGCCGATTACCTGCGGACGCGGGTGCCCGTCGATGCCGCCACCGCGCGGAGCGAGGCGGCATCGTTCGCCGCGACACCGGGATTCGCGATCGGCTACCAGATCGGCAAGCTCGACATCCTGCGCCTCCTCGCCGACGCGCGGCGGGCGCAGGGGGAGCGGTTCAACCTGCGGTCCTTCCACGACTTCGTCTGGAGGAACGGAAACGTTCCGCTCGCGCTCCAGCGCTGGGAGCTCCTGGGGGACCGGAGCAACGTCGAAGCGCTCGGTGGGCCGCCGGCGGCTCGCTGA
- a CDS encoding antibiotic biosynthesis monooxygenase family protein, with product MPIFQTGAYQVKATAVPKVEKAIREFVEFVKANEPGSRMYLAWQQKDDPTKFIHLFIFEDEAAQARHGESEAVRRFESVYSPELVGGEVVFTDYVMIAGKREGSPEA from the coding sequence ATGCCGATCTTTCAAACCGGTGCGTACCAGGTCAAAGCCACAGCCGTCCCGAAGGTCGAGAAAGCGATCCGCGAGTTCGTGGAGTTCGTGAAAGCGAACGAGCCGGGAAGCCGGATGTATCTCGCCTGGCAGCAGAAGGACGATCCCACGAAGTTCATCCACCTCTTCATCTTCGAGGACGAAGCCGCGCAGGCCCGCCACGGCGAGTCGGAAGCGGTGCGGCGGTTCGAGTCGGTCTATTCGCCGGAGCTCGTGGGCGGCGAGGTCGTCTTCACCGACTACGTGATGATCGCCGGAAAACGCGAGGGATCTCCGGAGGCCTGA